A single window of Melospiza georgiana isolate bMelGeo1 chromosome 6, bMelGeo1.pri, whole genome shotgun sequence DNA harbors:
- the RASSF7 gene encoding ras association domain-containing protein 7, whose product MELKVWVDGIQRVVCGVSEQTTCQEVVIALARAIGQTGRYVLVQKLREKERQLLPLECPLESLAKCGQYANDVQFILRRTGPSMAERPSSSPLLGSPQAPERTFIRASLPIKPRLTSIDGPRSREPKKSMTFSLGPTGSSDLFAVSRWRHQTRDGLDLEGGGVVQPSKEELFRRVLQQQEQLHSLEAHGDTLEMDLRLWERSQLAGQENEILYLEQVVRRNETELGEEEFWQSELRLEKECERERQERVRSLRASLEEYTQRIYELSVRTEALQEEIQWEMAERAKRGKEISMPSPIELEDMATKMKRDLEAKVKQGTQLESNLASVEKALEEAEKNLQAQTQELEELNKELRQCNLQQFIQQTGATVTVVQARSEEDAQAEPSPCELPAYRRNGGFSPTAGTDLPPQVSTKQLLGHPRTLPEPLVSSLSPEVVSTRQSIWR is encoded by the exons atggagctgaagGTCTGGGTGGATGGGATCCAGAGGGTCGTGTGTGGAGTCTCGGAGCAAACCACCTGCCAAGAAGTGGTCATTGCCCTGGCACGGGCCATTG GTCAGACGGGCCGCTATGTGCTGGTGCAGAAGCTGCGGGAGAAGGAGCGGCAGCTGCTGCCGCTGGAGTGTCCCTTGGAGTCGCTGGCCAAGTGTGGGCAGTATGCCAACGACGTGCAGTTCATCCTGCGGCGGACGGGCCCCAGCATGGCCGAGCGGCCCTCCTCGAGCCCCCTCCTGGGCTCTCCCCAGGCTCCCGAGAGGACGTTCATCCGGGCCAGCTTGCCCATCAAGCCCAGGCTCACCAGCATAGACGGACCCCGTTCCAGGGAGCCCAAAAAGTCCATGACCTTCAGCCTGGGTCCGACAGGCTCCAGCGACCTGTTCGCCGTGAGCCGATGGAGGCACCAAACACGGGATGGGCTAGACTTGGAGGGTGGTGGTGTTGTCCAGCCCTCCAAGGAGGAGCTTTTTAGGAGAGtgttgcagcagcaggagcagctgcattCCTTGGAGGCCCATGGAGACACGCTAGAAATGGACCTACGGCTCTGGGAGCGCAGCCAGCTTGCTGGCCAGGAGAATGAGATCCTCTATCTGGAGCAAGTGGTGCGGAGGAATGAGACGGAGCTGGGTGAGGAGGAGTTCTGGCAGAGTGAGCTCCGGCTGGAAAAGGAGTGCGAGCGGGAGCGACAGGAGCGGGTGAGGAGCCTGCGGGCCAGCCTGGAGGAGTACACCCAGAGGATCTATGAGCTGAGTGTCCGGACtgaggccctgcaggaggagatCCAATGGGAGATGGCTGAGAGGGCCAAGAGGGGGAAGGAGATCTCTATGCCCAGCCCCATAGAGCTGGAGGACATGGCCACCAAAATGAAAAGGGACCTGGAGGCCAAGGTCAAGCAAGGCACCCAGCTGGAGAGCAACCTGGCCAGTGTGGAGAAGGCCCTGGAGGAAGCTGAAAAGAACCTACAG GCCCAGacccaggagctggaggagttAAATAAGGAGCTGAGGCAGTGTAATTTGCAGCAGTTTATTCAGCAGACGGGGGCCACGGTGACCGTCGTGCAGGCCCGGTCCGAGGAGGACGCCCAGGCGGAGCCGAGCCCGTGCGAGCTGCCAGCCTACCGGAGAAACGGAG GTTTTTCTCCCACCGCTGGTACAGACTTGCCTCCCCAGGTCAGCACCAAGCAGCTTCTCGGCCATCCCAGGACCCTGCCGGAGCCCCTGGTGTCCAGCCTGAGCCCCGAGG TTGTATCAACCAGGCAGAGCATCTGGAGGTAG